The Rhodobacter sp. CZR27 genome includes a window with the following:
- a CDS encoding response regulator: MTKTILAVDDSPSIRCMVAMTLREAGYEVIEATDGREGLDKALNHPVDAIITDQNMPNLDGLGFIREYRQHPVSKGKPIIFLSTDSADNLKQQAREAGALGWMVKPFTQTQLLAVIKKVLG; encoded by the coding sequence ATGACCAAGACCATTCTCGCCGTCGACGATTCGCCCTCGATCCGCTGCATGGTCGCCATGACCCTGCGCGAGGCGGGCTACGAGGTCATCGAGGCCACCGACGGACGCGAGGGCCTCGACAAGGCCCTGAATCATCCCGTCGATGCCATCATCACCGACCAGAACATGCCGAACCTCGACGGGCTGGGGTTCATCCGCGAGTACCGGCAGCATCCCGTCAGCAAGGGCAAACCCATTATCTTTTTGTCCACGGATTCCGCCGACAATCTCAAGCAGCAGGCACGCGAGGCTGGGGCGCTCGGGTGGATGGTCAAGCCGTTCACCCAGACGCAACTTCTCGCCGTCATCAAGAAGGTGCTCGGATGA
- a CDS encoding STAS domain-containing protein, giving the protein MNPLRISGELRLQDASGLMLRLEEALTDGDVTLDVADVSDADVAVVQVFVSAMHTASLLGRTLTMPLDAAMPLAARLRALGMGPADLGGKPTAGAAA; this is encoded by the coding sequence ATGAACCCATTGAGGATCTCCGGCGAGCTCCGCCTGCAGGATGCATCCGGCCTGATGCTGCGGTTGGAAGAGGCGCTGACCGACGGAGATGTGACGCTGGACGTCGCCGACGTGTCGGATGCCGATGTCGCAGTGGTGCAGGTGTTCGTCTCGGCGATGCACACGGCCAGCCTGCTGGGCCGCACCCTGACGATGCCGCTGGATGCGGCCATGCCGCTGGCCGCCCGCCTGCGCGCGCTCGGCATGGGGCCGGCCGATCTTGGCGGCAAGCCGACGGCAGGAGCGGCCGCATGA
- a CDS encoding accessory factor UbiK family protein — MQTRNKFFDDMSQLMTNAMGVAQGAKTEAETAMKGFIDRWMADRDFVTREEFDAVRAMAQKAREENEALSARIAALEAAAKR; from the coding sequence ATGCAGACCCGCAACAAATTCTTCGACGACATGTCGCAGCTGATGACCAACGCCATGGGCGTGGCCCAGGGCGCCAAGACCGAGGCCGAGACGGCGATGAAGGGCTTCATCGACCGCTGGATGGCGGACCGCGATTTCGTCACCCGCGAAGAGTTCGATGCGGTCCGCGCCATGGCCCAGAAGGCCCGCGAGGAGAACGAGGCGCTTTCGGCCCGCATCGCCGCCCTCGAAGCCGCCGCGAAGCGCTGA
- the lgt gene encoding prolipoprotein diacylglyceryl transferase yields MSYIPFPEISPEIFSIEVFGATFALRWYALAYIAGLLIGWRLVLRLIRTPRLWAEGPPMNEDQLERLLTWVILGVILGGRLGFVLFYQPGYYFENPGQILKVWEGGMSFHGGFLGVMTAMIAFCLKERIRILPVADLLAVATPPGLFLGRIANFINAELWGRPTTLPWGVAFPGEAAQTCPGIEGICARHPSQLYEAGMEGLLLFLLLAVLVWRRGWLRWPGAVTGAFLSGYGIARFIVEFVRQPDAQFVTEGNPFGLAWEIGGYGLTMGQMLSLPMILVGLTLIQQARRSA; encoded by the coding sequence ATGTCCTACATCCCCTTCCCCGAGATCTCGCCGGAGATCTTCTCGATCGAGGTCTTCGGCGCGACCTTCGCGCTGCGCTGGTACGCCCTCGCCTACATTGCCGGGCTGCTGATCGGATGGCGGCTGGTGCTGCGCCTGATCCGCACGCCGCGCCTCTGGGCGGAAGGTCCGCCGATGAACGAGGACCAGCTCGAGCGCCTGCTGACCTGGGTGATCCTCGGGGTGATCCTCGGCGGGCGGCTCGGCTTCGTGCTGTTCTACCAGCCCGGCTATTACTTCGAGAACCCCGGCCAGATCCTGAAGGTCTGGGAGGGCGGCATGTCCTTCCACGGAGGCTTCCTCGGCGTGATGACGGCGATGATCGCCTTCTGCCTGAAGGAGCGCATCCGCATCCTGCCGGTGGCCGACCTTCTGGCCGTGGCGACCCCGCCGGGCCTGTTCCTCGGCCGGATCGCCAATTTCATCAACGCCGAACTCTGGGGCCGGCCGACCACCCTGCCCTGGGGCGTGGCCTTCCCGGGCGAGGCCGCCCAGACCTGCCCGGGCATCGAGGGGATCTGCGCCCGCCACCCGTCGCAGCTTTACGAGGCGGGGATGGAGGGGCTGCTGCTGTTCCTGCTGCTGGCGGTGCTGGTCTGGCGGCGGGGATGGCTGCGCTGGCCCGGCGCGGTCACCGGAGCCTTCCTGTCCGGCTATGGCATCGCCCGCTTCATCGTCGAGTTCGTCCGCCAGCCCGACGCCCAGTTCGTGACCGAGGGCAACCCCTTCGGCCTCGCCTGGGAGATCGGCGGCTACGGGCTGACCATGGGCCAGATGCTGTCGCTGCCGATGATCCTGGTGGGCCTGACGCTGATCCAGCAGGCGAGACGGTCGGCGTGA